From Apium graveolens cultivar Ventura chromosome 9, ASM990537v1, whole genome shotgun sequence, the proteins below share one genomic window:
- the LOC141686884 gene encoding uncharacterized protein LOC141686884 isoform X2, producing the protein MADKNSERAAKIASASKRGKDIEIRSSYMSLIDMINTRGDEYPSTAHLDSFNHCNTWHNIDFNKLNARYNVPPPFRLVPVSGGDRTCHWRPDTLFIYTDALNAGLRFPFHPFIPHLLADLQINPCQLPPNAWRNILCFMVCCLREGFPLSVAVFRKVFQCYNSSSNICGWVYVKQRPKSKHIFNSASIPDNNPNWRNSFVGLRWENGDWGTLFRSSFGKVSDGSLKSIHLTPEETIIYNGLTQDDAAKEINEDNVPLVEETARMKKARLAGLDTRGKATEPIFLRKHKEPMGEASTEGAEGHNAPITAAAPAAAATGAFQPLWGFRRGDTVVGSTKHAWDWSYHSVTPKDFTDVVATPDLERIKLMGAQSLASSNAYFQGAVRQAESWKRASDKADNALRRQQKKYATLEKKLKRKEEELGESNAELVVLRAEKDKAIDNYLDSEEFAQSMRIRDDSVFPEFFRTGWDTALGTVNEACPDINPADYICPDDEALLQRFRTRVVVSDHVPQDPLLPPPESFSRPAEDDSSSSSETTETSSESGEDDDMDAEGTSAP; encoded by the exons atggctgacaagaattctgagagggcggccaaaattgcctcggcttcaaaacgaggtaaggatatcgagatccgctcttcatatatgtctttaattgatatgattaatactaggggggatgaatatccctccactgcacatctcgactcttttaatcactgtaatacttggcataacatagatttcaataaactaaatgctcgttataacgtccctcccccctttagactagttccagtctctggtggtgaccgtacttgccactggaggcccgatactcttttcatctacaccgacgcccttaacgctgggcttaggttccctttccatccttttatccctcatcttttggctgacttacaaatcaacccgtgtcagcttcctccaaacgcctggaggaatattctatgttttatggtttgttgtcttagggagggctttcctctttcggtagccgtttttaggaaggtcttccaatgttacaatagttcttccaatatttgtggctgggtttatgtcaaacaaaggcccaaaagcaaacatatctttaatagcgcctctattcctgataataatccaaattggaggaatagtttcgttgggttacgttgggagaatggcgactggggcacgctctttcgatcttcctttgggaaggtcagtgatggtagcctcaaatccattcacttaactcctgaagaaactattatttataatggccttactcaggatgatg ctgctaaggagattaacgaggacaacgttcctttggttgaggagacagctaggatgaagaaagctcggctcgcaggcctagacacccggggaaaggcgacagagcctatcttcttgagaaagcacaaggagcctatgggggaggcttcaactgaaggagctgagggccataatgctcctatcactgctgctgcccctgctgctgctgctacaggcgcctttcagcctctctggggattccgccgaggggataccgtggttggttccacgaagcatgcttgggattggtcctaccatagcgtgaccccaaaggactttactgatgtggtggccacccctgaccttgagaggattaagctcatgggagcccaatctctggcttcg tctaacgcctactttcaaggcgctgtgaggcaagccgaatcatggaagcgggcttctgataaggccgataatgccctcaggaggcagcagaagaagtatgctaccctggagaagaagctcaagcgcaaggaggaagaactcggagagtctaacgccgagctggtggtacttcgggcggagaaggataaagctatagacaattatctggactcggaggagtttgcccaatccatgaggattagggatgattcagtctttcccgagttttttaggactggttgggacacggcccttgggaccgtgaacgaggcttgtcctgatattaacccggcggactacatctgccctgacgatgaggctttgctacagaggtttcgtacccgagtagttgtctcggatcatgttcctcaggatccacttcttcctcctcccgagtctttttccagacctgctgaggatgacagctcttcctcctccgagacaacggagacatctagcgagagcggagaagacgatgatatggacgccgagggcacctcagctccttag
- the LOC141686884 gene encoding uncharacterized protein LOC141686884 isoform X3, translating into MADKNSERAAKIASASKRAAKEINEDNVPLVEETARMKKARLAGLDTRGKATEPIFLRKHKEPMGEASTEGAEGHNAPITAAAPAAAATGAFQPLWGFRRGDTVVGSTKHAWDWSYHSVTPKDFTDVVATPDLERIKLMGAQSLASSNAYFQGAVRQAESWKRASDKADNALRRQQKKYATLEKKLKRKEEELGESNAELVVLRAEKDKAIDNYLDSEEFAQSMRIRDDSVFPEFFRTGWDTALGTVNEACPDINPADYICPDDEALLQRFRTRVVVSDHVPQDPLLPPPESFSRPAEDDSSSSSETTETSSESGEDDDMDAEGTSAP; encoded by the exons atggctgacaagaattctgagagggcggccaaaattgcctcggcttcaaaacgag ctgctaaggagattaacgaggacaacgttcctttggttgaggagacagctaggatgaagaaagctcggctcgcaggcctagacacccggggaaaggcgacagagcctatcttcttgagaaagcacaaggagcctatgggggaggcttcaactgaaggagctgagggccataatgctcctatcactgctgctgcccctgctgctgctgctacaggcgcctttcagcctctctggggattccgccgaggggataccgtggttggttccacgaagcatgcttgggattggtcctaccatagcgtgaccccaaaggactttactgatgtggtggccacccctgaccttgagaggattaagctcatgggagcccaatctctggcttcg tctaacgcctactttcaaggcgctgtgaggcaagccgaatcatggaagcgggcttctgataaggccgataatgccctcaggaggcagcagaagaagtatgctaccctggagaagaagctcaagcgcaaggaggaagaactcggagagtctaacgccgagctggtggtacttcgggcggagaaggataaagctatagacaattatctggactcggaggagtttgcccaatccatgaggattagggatgattcagtctttcccgagttttttaggactggttgggacacggcccttgggaccgtgaacgaggcttgtcctgatattaacccggcggactacatctgccctgacgatgaggctttgctacagaggtttcgtacccgagtagttgtctcggatcatgttcctcaggatccacttcttcctcctcccgagtctttttccagacctgctgaggatgacagctcttcctcctccgagacaacggagacatctagcgagagcggagaagacgatgatatggacgccgagggcacctcagctccttag
- the LOC141686884 gene encoding uncharacterized protein LOC141686884 isoform X1, with protein MADKNSERAAKIASASKRGKDIEIRSSYMSLIDMINTRGDEYPSTAHLDSFNHCNTWHNIDFNKLNARYNVPPPFRLVPVSGGDRTCHWRPDTLFIYTDALNAGLRFPFHPFIPHLLADLQINPCQLPPNAWRNILCFMVCCLREGFPLSVAVFRKVFQCYNSSSNICGWVYVKQRPKSKHIFNSASIPDNNPNWRNSFVGLRWENGDWGTLFRSSFGKVSDGSLKSIHLTPEETIIYNGLTQDDGTTTSWTLLEEFSLIHVGLSSVSQQAAKEINEDNVPLVEETARMKKARLAGLDTRGKATEPIFLRKHKEPMGEASTEGAEGHNAPITAAAPAAAATGAFQPLWGFRRGDTVVGSTKHAWDWSYHSVTPKDFTDVVATPDLERIKLMGAQSLASSNAYFQGAVRQAESWKRASDKADNALRRQQKKYATLEKKLKRKEEELGESNAELVVLRAEKDKAIDNYLDSEEFAQSMRIRDDSVFPEFFRTGWDTALGTVNEACPDINPADYICPDDEALLQRFRTRVVVSDHVPQDPLLPPPESFSRPAEDDSSSSSETTETSSESGEDDDMDAEGTSAP; from the exons atggctgacaagaattctgagagggcggccaaaattgcctcggcttcaaaacgaggtaaggatatcgagatccgctcttcatatatgtctttaattgatatgattaatactaggggggatgaatatccctccactgcacatctcgactcttttaatcactgtaatacttggcataacatagatttcaataaactaaatgctcgttataacgtccctcccccctttagactagttccagtctctggtggtgaccgtacttgccactggaggcccgatactcttttcatctacaccgacgcccttaacgctgggcttaggttccctttccatccttttatccctcatcttttggctgacttacaaatcaacccgtgtcagcttcctccaaacgcctggaggaatattctatgttttatggtttgttgtcttagggagggctttcctctttcggtagccgtttttaggaaggtcttccaatgttacaatagttcttccaatatttgtggctgggtttatgtcaaacaaaggcccaaaagcaaacatatctttaatagcgcctctattcctgataataatccaaattggaggaatagtttcgttgggttacgttgggagaatggcgactggggcacgctctttcgatcttcctttgggaaggtcagtgatggtagcctcaaatccattcacttaactcctgaagaaactattatttataatggccttactcaggatgatggtacgaccaccagctggactctcttagaggagttttccctaattcatgtgggactatcctctgtttctcaacagg ctgctaaggagattaacgaggacaacgttcctttggttgaggagacagctaggatgaagaaagctcggctcgcaggcctagacacccggggaaaggcgacagagcctatcttcttgagaaagcacaaggagcctatgggggaggcttcaactgaaggagctgagggccataatgctcctatcactgctgctgcccctgctgctgctgctacaggcgcctttcagcctctctggggattccgccgaggggataccgtggttggttccacgaagcatgcttgggattggtcctaccatagcgtgaccccaaaggactttactgatgtggtggccacccctgaccttgagaggattaagctcatgggagcccaatctctggcttcg tctaacgcctactttcaaggcgctgtgaggcaagccgaatcatggaagcgggcttctgataaggccgataatgccctcaggaggcagcagaagaagtatgctaccctggagaagaagctcaagcgcaaggaggaagaactcggagagtctaacgccgagctggtggtacttcgggcggagaaggataaagctatagacaattatctggactcggaggagtttgcccaatccatgaggattagggatgattcagtctttcccgagttttttaggactggttgggacacggcccttgggaccgtgaacgaggcttgtcctgatattaacccggcggactacatctgccctgacgatgaggctttgctacagaggtttcgtacccgagtagttgtctcggatcatgttcctcaggatccacttcttcctcctcccgagtctttttccagacctgctgaggatgacagctcttcctcctccgagacaacggagacatctagcgagagcggagaagacgatgatatggacgccgagggcacctcagctccttag
- the LOC141685558 gene encoding uncharacterized protein LOC141685558: MEKDFTLPLVREETKVNYVSYFLKGEANYWWESARALKKEEVIPWNRFKNIFLDKYFPRYMQTQIKLKFFELKQEGMTVGEYEKRFTELARFIGDYVDTDEKRAKRFQQGLKPWLRSRVTSFELATYAKVVQKVMVIEGESDQNSKEKESKKRKFGSSGEGSAQGSQSGKNFKKFGFHNQGGPRSFKKSDNKSQSNRIQGPSGQRFQQATNLECKFCNKRHTGNFNKANIICYKCNPKGHYANECRNPEPPVTCFKCGKNGHMSRDYKTPGNNKLMQLTAASYNQTMTSSVPILQLPSNQPSESATPVFPPSYLSQTRTFNMNIKDVVQSSEVVAGTLSVNNINAKVLFDFGATKSFISESFIGKLNCEIELLFEPLSIILANQEQVFVKSVCPWCKVEISGYSFPASLIPFQLREFDVILGMDWLAEHGAQIDCKKKKVILKTPQGKKVEFKA; encoded by the coding sequence ATGGAGAAAGATTTCACTCTACCTCTTGTTAGGGAAGAAACGAAGGTCAATTATGTGTCTTATTTTCTGAAAGGCgaagcgaactattggtgggagtcagcTCGTGCTTTAAAAAAAGAAGAAGTTATCCCTTGGAATAGATTCAAGAATAttttcttagacaagtatttcccgaggtatatgcaGACTCAAATAAAATTGAAGTTCTTTGAATTGAAGCAAGAAGGAATGACTGTGGGAGAGTACGAGAAGAGAttcactgaattggctaggttcaTTGGAGATTACGTGGACACAGATGAGAAGAGAGcgaagagatttcagcaaggattaAAGCCTTGGCTACGAAGCAGAGTGACTTCTTTTGAATTGGCCACATATGCTAAAGTGGTCCAGAAGGTGATGGTGATCGAAGGAGAAAGTGATCAAAACtcgaaggagaaagagagtaagaaaaggaagtttggAAGTAGTGGAGAAGGATCGGCTCAAGGAAGCCAAAGTGGGAAGAATTTCAAGAAGTTTGGATTCCATAACCAAGGAGGACCCCGAAGCTTTAAGAAAAGTGATAATAAGAGTCAGAGTAATAGGATTCAAGGGCCCAGTGGTCAGAGATTCCAGCAAGCAACAAATCTGGAGTGTAAATTCTGCAACAAGAGACACACGGGTAACTTCAATAAGGCTAACATCATTTGTTACAAGTGCAATCCAAAAGGTCATTATGCGAATGAGTGCCGAAACCCGGAGCCTCCTGTCACATGCTTCAAGTGTGGAAAGAACGGTCATATGTCTAGGGATTACAAGACCCCCGGAAATAACAAGTTGATGCAATTGACGGCCGCTTCTTACAATCAAACAATGACATCTTCTGTTCCAATTCTTCAACTTCCTTCAAATCAACCTTCTGAATCTGCAACTCCAGTGTTCCCTCCCTCATATCTTTCCCAGACCCGAACATTCAACATGAATATcaaggatgttgttcagagttctgaagttgtggcaggtacgctttctgTCAACAACATCAATGCTAAAGTGCTATTTGATTTCGGAGCTACTAAATCTTTCATATCTGAATCTTTTATTGGCAAGTTAAATTGTGAAATTGAACTGTTATTTGAACCCTTATCTATCATTTTGGCTAATCAAGAGCAAGTATTTGTTAAAAGTGTTTGCCCTTGGTGTAAAGTAGAGATTTCAGGCTATAGTTTCCCTGCTTCCCTTATACCTTTTCAACTaagagaatttgacgttatattaggaatggattggttagcagaGCATGGTGCTCAAATagattgtaagaagaagaaagtgattcttAAGACCCCTCAAGGAAAGAAAGTAGAGTTTAAAGCGTAG